One Oncorhynchus nerka isolate Pitt River linkage group LG5, Oner_Uvic_2.0, whole genome shotgun sequence genomic window carries:
- the LOC115120229 gene encoding calcium-binding protein 39-like: MPLFGKSHKNPADIVRTLKENMAILVKQDKKTDKASEEVSKCLVAMKEILYGTGDKEPHTETVAQLAQELYNSGLLISLVENLQVIDFEGKKDVCQIFNNILRRQIGTRSPTVEYFCSHQEVLFVLQKGYETPGSALNCGIMLRECIRHEPLAKLVLHSEHFQHFFNYVEMETFDIASDAFATFKDLLTRHKVLVAEYLEQNYDAIFDQYEKLLHSDNYVTKRQSLKLLGELLLDRHNFTVMTRYISKPENLKLMMNLLRDKSPNIQFEAFHVFKVFVANPNKTQPIIDILLKNQPKLIDFLSNFQKDRMDDEQFNDEKTYLIKQIRDLKKPAS; the protein is encoded by the exons ATGCCGCTGTTCGGTAAATCCCACAAGAATCCCGCCGACATCGTCCGGACTCTGAAGGAGAACATGGCCATCCTGGTCAAACAAGACAAGAAAACAGATAAG GCATCAGAGGAGGTGTCTAAGTGTCTTGTGGCCATGAAGGAGATACTATATGGGACCGGTGACAAGGAGCCTCACACAGAGACGGTGGCCCAGTTGGCCCAGGAGCTCTACAACAGCGGCCTGCTCATCTCCCTGGTGGAAAACCTGCAGGTCATCGACTTTGAG GGGAAGAAGGACGTGTGTCAGATCTTCAACAACATCCTGCGGAGGCAGATCGGCACCCGCAGCCCCACCGTCGAGTACTTCTGCTCTCACCAAGAGGTGCTATTTGTGCTGCAAAAAGG GTATGAGACCCCTGGGTCTGCGCTGAACTGTGGCATCATGCTGAGGGAGTGTATCAGACATGAGCCACTGGCCAAGCTGGTTCTCCACTCAGAACACTTCCAGCACTTCTTCAATTACGTAGAGATGGAGACCTTCGACATCGCCTCAGACGCTTTCGCCACCTTCAAG GACCTGCTCACAAGACACAAGGTCCTGGTAGCTGAATATCTAGAACAGAATTATGATGCC ATCTTTGACCAGTATGAGAAGTTATTACACTCTGATAACTATGTGACAAAGAGACAGTCATTAAAG TTGTTGGGAGAGCTTCTGTTGGACAGGCATAACTTCACAGTGATGACCCGGTACATCAGCAAGCCTGAGAACCTGAAGCTGATGATGAACCTACTGAGGGACAAGAGCCCTAACATACAATTTGAGGCCTTCCACGTCTTCAAG GTGTTTGTGGCGAACCCCAACAAGACGCAGCCCATCATAGACATCCTGCTGAAGAACCAGCCCAAACTCATCGACTTCCTTAGCAACTTCCAGAAGGACCGCATGGACGACGAGCAATTCAACGACGAGAAGACCTACCTAATCAAACAGATCCGAGACCTAAAGAAACCCGCCTCTTAA
- the LOC115120220 gene encoding cytidine and dCMP deaminase domain-containing protein 1-like has translation MATTDTVQSNQYFKPTCAASCNCKGYRDVREASTQTDTKVQGHGPRLSKFNLFTLLSLWMELFPKEEPEDINQNDFTRGTGLVVVRDQRVVGLHCSGPELHVGQVAVIRHGPRLAASDLYFSRRPCATCLKMLINAGVSRISFWPGDPEMSLLAVRPNGTDSISQEAMRDAIASENLKSNSRPHISVVVQPVAPGLQQFVEETSRGCDFMERVSGDDPELDAGDFYRKQRRRNLDTFSEEFLIPHEQCHRDILTKIGLENFCTEPYFSNLRQNMRELVGVLASVAASVPLLQHGFYKKDSQPATSEQPQPQGVSQEIARHCIVQARLLAYRTEDPKVGVGAVIWAEGKSGGCDGTGRLYLVGCGYNAYPVGSEYGQYPQMDTKQQDRQKRKYRYIIHAEQNALTFRSEEIREEENTMLFVTKCPCDECVPLIRGAGIKQIYTTDLDSGKDKGDISYLRFHGLQGVLKFIWQKSSLARRAAEHAGLHLANGCEVKHGRQPEQALQSNKRLRSATNPDLSPVC, from the exons ATGGCAACGACGGATACTGTACAGTCGAACCAATATTTTAAACCAACCTGTGCCGCTTCATGCAACTGTAAAGGATATCGCGATGTAAGGGAAGCCAGCACACAAACCGACACCAAAGTACAAG GTCATGGACCCAGGCTGTCCAAGTTTAACCTCTTCACCCTGCTGAGTTTATGGATGGAACTTTTCCCCAAGGAGGAACCAGAAGACATAAACCAGAATGACTTT ACGCGGGGTACAGGCCTGGTGGTGGTTCGGGACCAGAGGGTGGTGGGTCTCCACTGCTCCGGTCCAGAGCTCCATGTGGGGCAGGTAGCTGTGATCAGACACGGGCCCAGGCTGGCTGCCTCAGACCTCTACTTCTCTAGGAGACCCTGCGCTACCTGCCTCAAGATGCTTATCAATG CTGGGGTGAGCCGCATCTCCTTCTGGCCTGGTGACCCTGAGATGAGTCTGCTAGCGGTCAGGCCTAATGGGACGGACTCCATTTCCCAGGAGGCCATGCGGGACGCCATTGCGTCCGAGAATCTGAAGTCCAACAGCCGGCCCCACATTAGTGTGGTGGTACAGCCCGTGGCCCCTGGCCTGCAGCAGTTTGTGGAGGAGACCTCCAGGGGGTGTGACTTCATGGAGAGGGTGTCGGGGGACGACCCCGAATTGGACGCTGGGGACTTCTACAGGAAGCAGAGGAGACGGAACCTGGACACTTTCTCTGAAGAGTTCCTAATCCCACACGAACAGTGCCACCGTGACATTCTCACCAAAATAG GTCTGGAGAACTTCTGCACGGAGCCGTACTTCTCCAACCTGCGTCAGAACATGAGGGAGCTGGTCGGGGTTCTGGCTTCAGTAGCTGCTAGTGTGCCTCTTCTCcagcatggattctacaagaaGGACTCCCAGCCTGCAACCTCAGAGCAGCCCCAGCCTCAGGGAGTGTCCCAGGAGATTGCCAGACACTGCATCGTACAGGCCAGACTGTTGGCCTACAGAACAG AGGACCCTAAGGTTGGGGTTGGTGCTGTCATTTGGGCAGAAGGGAAATCC GGTGGTTGTGATGGCACGGGGCGGCTGTACCTGGTGGGTTGTGGGTACAACGCCTACCCAGTGGGCTCAGAGTACGGACAGTACCCCCAGATGGACACCAAACAGCAGGACCGCCAGAAGAGGAAGTACCGCTACATCATCCACGCTGAGCAGAACGCACTCACCTTCag GAGTGAAGAGATCCGTGAGGAGGAGAACACCATGCTGTTTGTGACTAAGTGTCCGTGTGATGAGTGTGTCCCTCTGATCCGAGGAGCTGGGATCAAGCAGATCTACACCACTGACCTGGACAGCGGCAAAGACAAGGGAGACATCTCCTACCTCAGATTCCACGGCCTCCAAGGAGTCCTGAAGTTCATT TGGCAGAAGTCCTCTCTAGCCAGGAGAGCCGCTGAACATGCTGGTCTTCATCTAGCCA ATGGATGTGAGGTGAAGCATGGGAGACAGCCTGAACAGGCCCTTCAATCCAATAAGAGGTTACGGTCGGCAACAAATCCAGACCTTTCCCCTGTTTGTTGA
- the arl11 gene encoding ADP-ribosylation factor-like protein 11: MGLLLSKRAINRTPTVVLMGLGSSGKSTLLFRLKTGLVMDTSPTVGFNVVTLDLNKKTALTVWDVGGQGEMRVNWRYYLEGCKAMVFVVDSSDRASIGDAQKALKNVLSDVNMKGIPLMVLANKKDLPNTMNIREVSNQLELPSYKDRAWQIQACSGLKGMGLQQAFLSVAKLIKKS; the protein is encoded by the exons ATGGGGCTGCTTCTATCCAAGAGGGCCATCAATAGGACTCCCACGGTTGTTCTGATGGGCCTGGGCTCATCTGGAAAGTCCACCCTGCTCTTCAGGCTCAAGACAGGGTTGGTGATGGATACTTCCCCCACCGTGGGCTTCAACGTGGTGACCCTGGATCTGAACAAGAAAACGGCCTTGACAGTGTGGGATGTGGGCGGACAGGGGGAGATGAGGGTCAACTGGAG GTACTACCTGGAGGGCTGTAAGGCTATGGTGTTCGTGGTGGACAGTAGTGACCGGGCCAGTATAGGGGATGCTCAGAAGGCTCTGAAGAATGTTCTGTCCGACGTCAACATGAAGGGAATACCTCTGATGGTGCTGGCTAACAAGAAGGACCTCCCCAACACCATGAACATCAGAGAGGTGTCCAACCAGCTGGAGCTGCCCAGCTACAAAGACCGAGCCTGGCAGATCCAAGCATGCAGCGGCCTGAAGGGAATGGGGCTCCAGCAAGCCTTCCTCTCTGTGGCCAAACTCATCAAGAAGAGCTGA